The Neobacillus sp. PS3-34 genome has a window encoding:
- a CDS encoding bifunctional oligoribonuclease/PAP phosphatase NrnA: MKDQILDAIKQYDTIIVHRHVRPDPDAYGSQGGLAEIIKESFPEKKVYGVGKEEPSLHFMRRLDQVEDEIFKGALIIVCDTANAERICDSRYALGDKLIKIDHHPNEDPYGDLLWVDTTASSCSEMIYEFYLSGKDKGLKISDEAARLLYAGIVGDTGRFLFPSTTEKTFSYAGELIHYKFSRTELYDSMYELKANVVKLNGYVLQNFKLHSNGVASVELTKELLKEFDVQPPEASLLVGVLGNVAGIKAWVFFIEEDDQIRVRLRSKRPVINGVARKFNGGGHPLASGASIYSWNDKEAVLKELDQVCAEY; encoded by the coding sequence ATGAAGGATCAAATATTAGACGCAATTAAGCAATACGACACCATCATAGTTCACCGCCATGTCAGACCAGACCCAGATGCATATGGTTCGCAAGGCGGATTGGCGGAAATTATCAAAGAGTCTTTTCCCGAGAAAAAGGTTTATGGAGTTGGAAAGGAAGAACCATCTCTGCACTTTATGCGTAGGCTTGACCAGGTAGAGGATGAGATTTTTAAAGGCGCTTTAATCATTGTCTGCGACACAGCCAACGCTGAAAGAATTTGTGACAGCCGCTATGCTCTTGGAGATAAGCTGATAAAGATCGATCACCATCCGAATGAGGATCCATATGGGGATTTGTTATGGGTAGATACTACCGCAAGCTCCTGCAGCGAAATGATTTATGAATTTTACCTTTCAGGAAAAGATAAAGGGTTAAAAATTTCCGATGAAGCAGCAAGGCTTCTGTATGCAGGAATTGTCGGAGATACAGGGAGATTTCTTTTTCCGAGTACAACAGAAAAGACTTTTTCGTATGCCGGTGAATTAATTCATTATAAATTCTCAAGGACAGAATTATACGACAGCATGTATGAATTGAAAGCAAACGTCGTGAAGTTAAATGGCTATGTTCTTCAAAATTTTAAGCTGCACTCAAATGGTGTTGCCTCAGTTGAATTAACGAAAGAACTGCTGAAAGAATTTGATGTTCAACCGCCGGAAGCTTCTCTTTTGGTCGGTGTTTTAGGGAATGTAGCAGGAATTAAAGCGTGGGTATTCTTTATTGAGGAAGACGACCAAATAAGAGTTCGCCTCCGCTCGAAAAGGCCCGTCATTAATGGTGTTGCAAGGAAATTCAATGGAGGTGGCCATCCATTGGCTTCTGGTGCTTCCATTTATTCCTGGAACGACAAAGAGGCCGTCTTGAAGGAACTCGATCAGGTTTGTGCGGAGTATTAA
- the ald gene encoding alanine dehydrogenase: MRIGVPKEIKNNENRVAMTPAGVVNILKFKHEVYIETGAGLGSGFTDEDYSAAGASIVNTAEEAWSMEMVMKVKEPLPEEYTFFREGLILFTYLHLAPEPELTKALIENKVIGIAYETVQLPNGTLPLLTPMSEVAGRMAPQIGAQFLEKVNGGKGILLSGVPGVQRGTVTIIGGGVAGTNAAKMAIGLGAKVTMIDLNPDRLRQLDDIFGADVTTLMSNPYNIAEAVKESDLVIGAVLIPGAKAPKLVTEEMIQSMSAGSVVVDIAIDQGGIFETTDRITTHDNPTYEKHGVVHYAVANMPGAVPRTSTLALTNVTVPYAIQIANKGYKQACVDNPALLKGINTLDGFVTYEAVAEAHGLEFSDTRTLLEKM, from the coding sequence ATGCGTATCGGAGTACCCAAAGAAATAAAGAACAATGAAAACCGTGTAGCCATGACTCCTGCGGGCGTGGTTAATATCTTGAAGTTTAAACATGAAGTGTACATTGAAACAGGTGCGGGTCTTGGTTCTGGCTTTACAGATGAAGATTACTCAGCAGCTGGTGCGAGCATTGTCAATACAGCAGAAGAAGCATGGTCCATGGAAATGGTTATGAAAGTAAAAGAACCACTGCCTGAAGAATATACCTTTTTCCGTGAAGGTTTAATCCTATTTACATACCTACATTTAGCTCCTGAACCTGAGCTTACAAAAGCGTTAATTGAAAACAAAGTAATTGGTATTGCTTATGAGACAGTTCAGCTTCCAAATGGGACACTTCCATTATTGACTCCTATGAGTGAGGTTGCAGGAAGAATGGCACCACAAATCGGAGCTCAATTCCTTGAAAAGGTTAACGGCGGTAAAGGCATTCTTCTTTCAGGTGTTCCTGGCGTCCAAAGAGGAACTGTTACAATTATCGGTGGCGGTGTAGCAGGAACTAACGCTGCAAAAATGGCGATTGGTCTTGGTGCGAAGGTTACGATGATTGATTTAAATCCTGACCGTCTTCGCCAGCTTGATGATATTTTTGGTGCTGATGTAACAACGCTAATGTCCAATCCTTATAACATCGCAGAGGCGGTTAAGGAATCTGACCTGGTTATCGGTGCTGTCTTAATACCTGGTGCAAAAGCTCCAAAACTGGTAACTGAAGAAATGATCCAGAGCATGTCAGCAGGAAGCGTTGTTGTCGATATTGCTATTGACCAGGGCGGAATTTTCGAAACTACTGACCGTATTACAACACATGACAATCCGACATATGAGAAGCATGGTGTCGTGCATTATGCTGTTGCGAATATGCCAGGAGCTGTACCGCGCACATCAACCCTTGCGTTGACAAACGTAACAGTTCCATACGCAATCCAAATCGCTAACAAAGGCTATAAGCAGGCTTGCGTTGACAATCCAGCATTATTAAAAGGAATCAATACCCTTGATGGTTTCGTAACGTATGAAGCAGTTGCTGAAGCCCATGGCTTAGAGTTCTCTGATACAAGAACATTGCTTGAAAAGATGTAA
- the tpx gene encoding thiol peroxidase: MANVTFKGNAVTLLGNEVKVGDKAPDFSVLANDMSAVTLENTKGQVRLITSVPSIDTGVCDAETRRFNEEAQKLDNVKFLTVSVDLPFAQKRWCAAAGIENVQTLSDHRDLSFGKAYGVAIEELRLLARAVFVVDSSDTVTYVEYVSEATNHPNYEAALEAVKQAK, encoded by the coding sequence ATGGCAAATGTAACATTTAAGGGCAATGCGGTTACTTTACTAGGAAATGAAGTGAAAGTTGGAGATAAAGCCCCTGATTTTTCTGTACTTGCTAACGATATGTCAGCAGTTACACTCGAAAACACTAAAGGACAGGTTCGTTTAATTACTTCTGTTCCTTCGATTGACACTGGAGTTTGCGACGCGGAAACACGTCGTTTTAACGAAGAGGCTCAAAAATTGGATAACGTGAAATTTCTTACAGTAAGCGTTGACCTTCCATTTGCACAAAAACGCTGGTGTGCTGCTGCTGGTATTGAAAATGTTCAGACATTGTCTGACCACCGTGACCTTTCTTTTGGTAAAGCGTATGGCGTGGCAATCGAAGAGTTAAGATTATTGGCTCGTGCTGTGTTTGTGGTAGATTCCAGCGATACAGTTACATATGTTGAATATGTAAGCGAAGCAACTAATCATCCAAATTATGAAGCTGCACTAGAAGCTGTTAAACAAGCTAAATAG
- a CDS encoding molybdenum cofactor biosynthesis protein B, with translation MSVTEHKKAAPNMVSCKVITVSDTRNPETDKSGRLMIELLEGAGHRIIDYVIVKDDTAEIQEEILKGCGTEGIDVILTNGGTGIAKRDVTIESVQSLLEKEIVGFGELFRMLSYQEDIGSAAILSRAIAGVVRNKAVFSTPGSSGAVKLAMNKLILPEIGHVVRELKKDL, from the coding sequence ATGAGTGTCACAGAACATAAAAAAGCAGCTCCAAACATGGTTAGTTGCAAGGTTATTACCGTGAGTGATACGAGAAATCCTGAAACAGATAAAAGCGGCCGTTTGATGATTGAATTGCTTGAAGGTGCAGGGCACCGGATTATTGATTATGTGATTGTAAAGGATGACACTGCTGAAATTCAGGAAGAAATACTAAAAGGATGCGGGACCGAGGGAATCGACGTCATTCTCACTAATGGGGGTACCGGAATTGCCAAACGGGATGTAACAATCGAGTCGGTGCAAAGCCTGCTTGAAAAAGAGATCGTCGGATTTGGAGAATTATTCCGTATGCTAAGCTACCAGGAGGATATTGGGTCTGCTGCGATTCTCTCAAGAGCGATTGCAGGGGTAGTCAGGAATAAAGCAGTTTTCTCAACCCCAGGCTCCAGCGGTGCGGTTAAGCTGGCGATGAATAAACTGATTCTTCCCGAAATCGGACATGTAGTTAGGGAATTAAAGAAGGACTTATAA
- a CDS encoding EcsC family protein, which produces MTLTDRETKVLDEIKEWEVRLLSYEPNDFQLTYEKYLERAFSLLPETIQNQFFSVIDSWLFHLHAIIQGSQLQLDAKERILSAGRIFNKDIEKIEDLKTLEIDQLQYIAQQQIARHRFYSFAQGGIAGTGGTLLLGTDIPAIAIINLRVVQLIAMTYGVEVNTPFEMMNSLKVFHIATLPARIQGDEWRALVEEFGKSDERYFYEGSEKLADSTWLEQPIQQILKAMVIALFRKKMIQGIPLVSMAIGAGSNYQLTRKVTDFAHKYYQLRYLSEKGENAR; this is translated from the coding sequence ATGACATTAACAGACAGGGAAACGAAAGTTCTCGATGAAATAAAAGAATGGGAAGTACGACTTTTAAGCTATGAACCAAATGATTTCCAATTAACATATGAAAAGTATTTAGAACGGGCATTCAGTTTGCTCCCGGAAACGATCCAGAATCAATTTTTTTCCGTCATTGATAGCTGGCTCTTTCATTTACATGCCATTATTCAAGGCTCACAGCTTCAACTTGACGCAAAGGAAAGGATTCTTTCTGCAGGCAGAATTTTTAACAAGGATATTGAAAAAATAGAAGATCTAAAAACCCTGGAAATAGACCAGCTTCAATATATTGCCCAGCAGCAAATAGCCCGGCACCGATTTTATTCATTTGCGCAGGGCGGTATCGCAGGAACGGGCGGAACCTTATTATTAGGAACAGACATACCTGCAATCGCCATTATCAATTTGAGAGTTGTCCAATTGATCGCTATGACCTATGGTGTCGAAGTGAATACACCATTTGAAATGATGAACTCTTTAAAGGTGTTCCATATTGCAACACTTCCCGCAAGAATTCAAGGGGATGAATGGAGAGCGCTTGTTGAAGAATTCGGAAAAAGTGATGAGCGATATTTTTATGAAGGCAGTGAAAAGCTTGCTGATTCAACATGGCTTGAACAGCCAATTCAACAGATATTAAAAGCGATGGTGATTGCCCTTTTTAGAAAAAAAATGATTCAGGGCATTCCGCTTGTCAGCATGGCAATCGGGGCGGGCTCCAATTATCAATTAACCAGGAAGGTCACAGACTTTGCCCATAAATATTATCAGCTCCGCTATTTATCGGAAAAAGGGGAGAATGCCAGATGA
- a CDS encoding YtpI family protein: protein MPTFVILIVISLAFYVFYKIKFVRSSRPVEKKWLSSKSSIALGIFVSIFGINQVFLYQTTLTYIIAAIFLIIGGLSIWSGIKAYQHYLPYAIEEAENFGKQN from the coding sequence ATGCCAACATTCGTTATTTTGATTGTTATATCTCTTGCTTTCTATGTATTTTACAAAATAAAATTTGTCAGAAGCAGCCGTCCGGTGGAAAAGAAGTGGCTGTCTTCAAAATCAAGTATCGCGCTTGGTATTTTTGTGAGCATCTTCGGTATAAATCAAGTGTTTTTATATCAGACAACACTCACATATATCATTGCAGCCATTTTCCTCATCATAGGAGGATTGAGCATTTGGAGCGGAATTAAAGCTTATCAGCATTACCTTCCCTATGCGATTGAGGAAGCCGAAAACTTTGGAAAACAGAATTAG
- a CDS encoding CBS domain-containing protein: protein MATKHEQILQYIDELPIGEKISVRQIAKAMTVSEGTAYRAIKEAENKGYVSTIERVGTIRIERKKKENFEKLTYAEVVNIVEGQVVGGRAGLHKTLNKFVIGAMKLEAMMRYTGAGNLLIVGNRTKAHEHALKAGAAVLITGGFDTEDHVKKLADKLQLPVISTSYDTFTVATMINRAIYDQLIKKEIILVEDILTPLSSTVYLKTSDKASVWHQYNRETLHSRYPVVDSNMKIQGMVTSKDVIGQEPDAPIEKIMTKSPMAVSGKTSVASAAHMMVWEGIEVLPVTDDSNRLEGIISRQDVLKALQMNQRQPQVGETLDDIVTNQMVMSRGKIKGEDIYRCEVSPQMTNHLGTISYGVFTTIVTEAANRILRSYKKGDLVVENMTIYFIKPVQIDSTLEIYPKVLEVGRKFGKVDVEVFNEGVLVGKAMMMCQLIDRH, encoded by the coding sequence TTGGCTACGAAGCATGAACAAATTTTACAGTATATTGATGAACTTCCTATTGGAGAAAAAATTTCAGTTCGGCAAATCGCCAAGGCGATGACAGTAAGTGAAGGTACTGCATACAGAGCAATTAAAGAAGCGGAAAATAAAGGCTATGTCAGTACGATTGAACGTGTCGGGACCATTCGTATTGAGCGGAAGAAAAAAGAAAACTTTGAAAAGCTGACATATGCAGAAGTCGTCAACATAGTGGAAGGCCAGGTGGTTGGCGGCAGGGCAGGACTGCATAAGACTCTAAATAAATTTGTCATTGGGGCAATGAAGCTTGAAGCGATGATGCGTTATACGGGAGCTGGGAACCTGCTTATTGTCGGTAATCGAACAAAGGCACATGAACATGCGCTGAAGGCGGGGGCAGCGGTTTTAATAACAGGTGGCTTCGATACGGAGGATCATGTAAAGAAGCTTGCGGATAAGCTTCAGCTCCCCGTTATTTCAACAAGCTATGATACTTTTACGGTTGCGACGATGATTAACCGGGCCATCTATGATCAATTAATAAAAAAGGAAATCATTCTGGTGGAGGATATCCTGACTCCGTTATCTTCAACGGTATATTTGAAAACATCAGATAAAGCCTCGGTATGGCATCAATATAACCGGGAGACATTGCACAGCCGTTATCCGGTTGTAGACTCCAACATGAAAATACAAGGGATGGTAACTTCCAAGGATGTTATCGGACAGGAACCTGATGCGCCGATTGAAAAAATTATGACGAAAAGCCCGATGGCAGTAAGCGGAAAAACAAGCGTGGCATCTGCTGCCCATATGATGGTTTGGGAAGGGATTGAAGTCCTGCCTGTCACTGATGACTCGAACCGGCTTGAAGGGATCATCAGCAGGCAGGATGTTTTAAAGGCACTGCAAATGAACCAAAGACAGCCACAGGTCGGTGAAACACTAGATGATATTGTTACGAATCAAATGGTTATGTCGAGAGGGAAAATAAAGGGTGAGGACATTTACCGCTGCGAAGTAAGTCCCCAAATGACGAACCACCTCGGCACAATCTCATATGGTGTTTTTACTACAATTGTCACTGAAGCAGCCAACCGGATCTTAAGAAGCTATAAAAAGGGAGACCTGGTAGTAGAAAATATGACGATTTATTTTATTAAGCCTGTTCAAATCGATAGTACGCTGGAAATTTATCCGAAAGTACTAGAGGTGGGCAGGAAATTCGGGAAGGTAGATGTTGAAGTCTTCAATGAAGGAGTATTGGTAGGAAAAGCGATGATGATGTGCCAATTAATTGACAGGCACTAA
- the ytrI gene encoding sporulation membrane protein YtrI, with translation MRIPPLYRRPAWQRLLAGMVLGGCISWAIFLYIFGVVQEESTKKMEKQEEDIKELTQDIKIWQDEYKALNKKNIELLKIQDISVKITNWEKYKQKYGIDSFSVFEVEDAIKEDIAMVKAKDLDTVFKSRDLLKKVIENRIVKINDKRFRLEVKEIVIYTTLSIQIHMHLEVRG, from the coding sequence ATGAGAATACCGCCATTATACAGAAGACCTGCCTGGCAGCGTTTATTGGCGGGAATGGTCCTGGGAGGATGCATCAGCTGGGCCATTTTTTTATATATTTTCGGTGTGGTGCAGGAGGAAAGCACAAAGAAAATGGAGAAGCAGGAAGAGGATATTAAGGAGCTTACACAGGATATTAAAATCTGGCAGGATGAGTACAAAGCTTTAAACAAGAAAAATATCGAGCTACTAAAAATACAGGATATCAGCGTTAAAATAACAAATTGGGAGAAATACAAGCAAAAATATGGAATAGATTCCTTTAGCGTTTTTGAGGTTGAAGATGCGATAAAAGAGGATATCGCCATGGTGAAAGCAAAGGATTTAGATACCGTTTTTAAAAGCAGGGATCTCTTAAAAAAAGTAATTGAAAACAGGATAGTAAAAATCAATGATAAACGCTTTCGCCTTGAGGTAAAGGAAATAGTCATCTACACCACGTTATCGATTCAGATCCATATGCACCTGGAAGTCAGAGGGTAA
- a CDS encoding acetate kinase, with translation MAKVIAINAGSSSLKFQLFEMPSEEVITKGLIERIGLNDSIFNITVNGEKVQEITDIPDHEVAVKLLLEKLTSSGIINSLDEIEGIGHRVVHGGEAFNDSVLITEDVINQIEALSELAPLHNPANITGILAFQRVLPNVPAIAVFDTAFHQTMPESSFLYSLPYDYYEKYGIRKYGFHGTSHKYVSERAAELLGRPIEQLRLISCHLGNGASIAAIEGGKSIDTSMGFTPLAGVTMGTRSGNIDPALLPFIMEKTNQTAEEVLDVLNKKSGMLGVSGFSSDLRDIEVQAKQGNNRAQLALDVFANRIHKYIGSYASRMYGVDAIIFTAGIGENSDVIRENVLKGLEFMGVYWDPALNKVRGEEAFVNYPHSPVKVIIIPTNEEVMIARDVVRLANV, from the coding sequence ATGGCAAAAGTTATTGCAATCAATGCTGGGAGTTCTTCATTGAAGTTTCAGTTATTTGAAATGCCAAGTGAGGAAGTCATCACAAAAGGATTAATTGAACGAATTGGTTTAAATGACTCCATCTTCAATATTACAGTTAATGGGGAAAAGGTTCAGGAAATTACGGATATCCCTGACCATGAAGTCGCAGTAAAACTTCTATTGGAGAAATTAACTTCTTCGGGAATTATTAATTCCCTGGATGAAATCGAAGGAATCGGGCATCGTGTTGTACACGGCGGCGAAGCATTTAATGATTCTGTCCTTATTACCGAAGATGTAATAAATCAGATTGAAGCATTATCTGAATTGGCTCCATTGCACAACCCTGCAAATATTACCGGAATTCTGGCCTTCCAGCGCGTTCTTCCCAATGTGCCGGCTATTGCGGTTTTCGATACAGCCTTTCATCAAACAATGCCGGAAAGCTCATTTCTTTACAGCCTTCCATATGATTATTATGAGAAATACGGAATCCGTAAGTATGGGTTCCACGGGACCTCACATAAATATGTATCCGAGCGTGCTGCTGAGCTTTTAGGGCGTCCGATTGAACAGCTGCGCCTTATTTCCTGCCATTTAGGAAATGGAGCAAGTATTGCAGCAATTGAAGGCGGTAAATCGATTGATACATCCATGGGCTTCACTCCTCTTGCAGGTGTAACGATGGGAACTCGTTCAGGGAATATTGACCCTGCGCTTTTACCATTTATTATGGAAAAAACCAATCAAACTGCTGAAGAGGTTCTGGATGTTTTAAATAAGAAAAGCGGAATGCTGGGCGTTTCCGGTTTCTCCAGTGATTTGAGAGATATCGAGGTCCAGGCGAAACAAGGAAATAACCGTGCACAGCTTGCGCTTGACGTTTTTGCCAACCGTATTCATAAATACATTGGCTCCTATGCTTCCCGCATGTATGGAGTGGATGCTATCATCTTTACCGCAGGTATCGGTGAAAACAGTGACGTTATTAGGGAAAATGTATTAAAAGGTCTGGAGTTCATGGGCGTATATTGGGATCCTGCTCTTAATAAAGTAAGAGGCGAAGAAGCATTCGTTAACTACCCACATTCCCCTGTAAAGGTAATTATCATACCGACTAACGAAGAAGTAATGATTGCCCGCGATGTAGTCCGCTTGGCAAACGTTTAA
- a CDS encoding class I SAM-dependent methyltransferase, with translation MKISPVEQLFTLFNETALILQEELSCTFLEAIAETGENVFQQSLLQDELSELSIKRLKKQYEEISLDKFSNEEIRKAFQLVILKGMKETTQPNHQMTPDSVGMLVGYLVQKFMKEGSFRLLDPAIGTGNLLTTVLNQQVNKKIESVGIEIDDILIRLAYVNANLQEHPVQLFNQDSLEPLFIDPVDAVISDLPVGFYPNDMRAAEYQLKAAEGHSYAHHLFIEQSVKHTKDGGYLFFIIPNGLFESELAPSLREFLKENVIVQGLLQLPLSMFKNKNSAKSIFIMQKKGEGTVAPKQAMLVDMPSLSSAAEMDSILRKIDKWFLENKN, from the coding sequence ATGAAAATCTCTCCGGTAGAACAATTATTTACATTATTTAATGAAACAGCACTCATTTTACAAGAGGAGCTTTCGTGCACCTTTTTAGAAGCAATAGCTGAAACAGGGGAAAATGTATTTCAACAGTCGTTGCTTCAGGATGAATTAAGCGAGCTTTCTATTAAACGGCTAAAAAAACAGTATGAGGAAATCAGTCTGGATAAATTTTCAAATGAAGAAATCAGAAAAGCATTCCAGCTTGTAATTCTAAAGGGAATGAAAGAAACGACGCAGCCCAATCATCAGATGACTCCCGATTCTGTCGGTATGCTTGTTGGCTATTTGGTCCAAAAGTTCATGAAGGAAGGTTCGTTCCGTCTGCTTGACCCGGCCATTGGAACGGGAAATTTGCTGACTACCGTTTTAAATCAGCAAGTTAATAAGAAAATCGAGTCTGTTGGAATTGAAATAGATGATATTTTAATTCGCCTTGCGTATGTGAATGCCAATTTGCAGGAGCATCCAGTCCAGCTTTTTAATCAGGACAGCCTTGAGCCATTATTTATTGATCCTGTCGATGCCGTAATTAGCGATCTGCCTGTTGGATTTTATCCTAATGACATGAGGGCTGCAGAGTATCAATTAAAGGCTGCTGAAGGCCATTCATATGCCCACCATTTGTTTATTGAACAGAGTGTTAAGCATACGAAGGACGGGGGATATTTATTTTTTATTATTCCAAATGGGCTGTTTGAAAGTGAACTTGCACCGTCTCTTCGCGAATTTTTAAAAGAAAATGTCATTGTGCAAGGTCTTTTGCAGCTTCCGCTAAGTATGTTTAAAAATAAAAATTCAGCGAAAAGCATTTTTATTATGCAGAAAAAAGGAGAAGGAACTGTTGCGCCAAAGCAAGCGATGCTGGTTGACATGCCAAGCTTATCAAGCGCTGCCGAAATGGACAGCATCCTCCGCAAAATTGATAAATGGTTTCTTGAGAATAAAAATTAA
- a CDS encoding YtrH family sporulation protein has translation MILDRAVDRMREIGFFPSFIESYFMALGVLLGGSLIGGLASFLTGQPPFTAIYRMSASLRIWAIVAAIGGTFDTFYSFERGLFDGDTKDLFKQFLLIMSATGGAQTGALLINWLTQEHISS, from the coding sequence ATGATTTTAGATAGGGCGGTTGATAGAATGAGGGAAATAGGTTTTTTTCCATCCTTTATTGAAAGTTACTTTATGGCATTGGGAGTTCTTCTGGGCGGCTCGCTTATTGGCGGCCTTGCGTCTTTTTTGACCGGCCAGCCTCCCTTTACTGCAATTTATCGAATGTCTGCATCTCTTCGAATTTGGGCAATTGTTGCTGCGATTGGCGGTACTTTTGATACTTTTTACAGCTTCGAAAGAGGGCTTTTTGATGGAGACACAAAGGATCTATTCAAGCAGTTCTTATTAATTATGTCTGCAACAGGCGGTGCACAAACAGGGGCATTGCTGATAAACTGGCTTACTCAGGAGCATATATCATCATGA
- a CDS encoding metal-dependent hydrolase, with protein sequence MKVSYHGHSVVKIESEGKTILIDPFITGNQLTDLKVSSVKPDVIILSHAHGDHVGDTIELAKEHGSLVIANAEISTYLTWQGVKTHEMHIGGAYQFDFGKVKLTQAFHGSSFETEDQQIIYGGMPAGILFMNEGKTVYHAGDTALFSDMKLIGERHPIDVAFLPIGDNFTMGPEDAAYAAKLLNAKTVVPIHYNTFPPIKQDPQRFIDMLEGNNGKILQPGDSIEI encoded by the coding sequence ATGAAAGTTTCATATCACGGCCACTCAGTGGTAAAAATAGAATCAGAGGGAAAAACGATCTTAATCGACCCGTTTATTACGGGCAATCAATTAACAGATCTTAAAGTCAGCAGTGTTAAACCAGATGTCATTATTCTTTCCCATGCACATGGCGACCATGTAGGGGATACGATTGAACTGGCAAAGGAGCATGGCTCTCTTGTGATTGCGAATGCTGAAATCTCCACTTACTTGACATGGCAGGGCGTTAAGACCCATGAAATGCATATAGGCGGGGCCTATCAGTTCGATTTTGGAAAAGTAAAATTGACACAGGCCTTCCATGGATCCAGTTTTGAAACGGAGGATCAGCAGATTATTTATGGGGGAATGCCTGCTGGGATTCTTTTTATGAATGAAGGAAAAACGGTTTATCATGCGGGAGATACTGCCTTATTTTCAGATATGAAGCTGATAGGGGAACGCCACCCGATAGATGTCGCATTTCTTCCTATTGGCGACAATTTTACAATGGGTCCTGAGGACGCTGCCTATGCTGCAAAGCTGCTTAATGCAAAAACAGTTGTTCCTATCCATTATAATACCTTCCCGCCTATCAAACAGGACCCGCAAAGGTTTATTGATATGCTCGAGGGAAATAACGGAAAGATCCTGCAACCGGGAGATTCGATTGAGATCTAA
- a CDS encoding Xaa-Pro peptidase family protein, with product MNQRLEKLTSWMKNNDIQVTFLTSLENVYYLSGFYSNPHERLLGLAVFQESEPFLVCPGMEKHDAKRSGWDQEIIAYSDIQDPWELISKSISGRMNSAAKVAVEKEHMNVERYEKISALFPSASFISAEEKLRKLRMIKDARELKIIQEACSLADYAIEVGVQEIKEGRTELEILSAVEFALKKKGVTEMSFATMVLTGANAASPHGNPGMTKIQKGDLVLFDLGVVIDRYCSDITRTVAFGDINDKQKEIYDTVLKAQLAAVEASRPGVTCAEIDLTARRIIADAGYGDYFPHRLGHGLGISVHEYPSMTETNELVLEEGMVFTIEPGIYVPNVAGVRIEDDLVITSSGADILTKFPKELQIIK from the coding sequence ATGAATCAACGATTAGAAAAATTGACAAGCTGGATGAAGAATAACGATATTCAAGTTACCTTCCTCACCTCACTCGAAAATGTTTATTATTTAAGCGGTTTTTACAGCAATCCTCATGAGCGCCTTCTTGGCCTGGCAGTATTTCAGGAAAGCGAGCCCTTCCTTGTATGCCCGGGAATGGAAAAGCATGATGCGAAAAGGTCTGGATGGGACCAGGAAATCATCGCTTACAGCGATATACAGGATCCCTGGGAGCTAATCAGCAAATCCATTAGTGGCAGAATGAATAGTGCTGCCAAGGTGGCAGTTGAAAAAGAACACATGAATGTTGAAAGATATGAAAAAATTTCAGCTTTGTTTCCGTCAGCAAGTTTTATTTCCGCTGAAGAAAAATTAAGAAAGCTTCGGATGATTAAAGATGCCAGAGAGCTGAAAATCATTCAGGAGGCCTGTTCTCTTGCTGACTATGCTATAGAAGTGGGTGTCCAGGAAATAAAAGAGGGCAGAACTGAATTAGAAATTTTATCAGCAGTAGAATTTGCCTTAAAGAAAAAGGGTGTAACAGAAATGTCGTTTGCCACCATGGTACTGACTGGTGCAAATGCTGCATCCCCTCATGGCAATCCAGGGATGACTAAAATTCAAAAGGGTGACCTTGTTTTATTTGACCTTGGTGTCGTCATCGACCGTTATTGCTCTGACATAACCAGAACTGTTGCTTTTGGGGACATAAATGATAAACAAAAGGAAATCTATGATACGGTCCTTAAAGCCCAGTTGGCTGCTGTTGAAGCAAGCAGGCCTGGTGTTACGTGCGCTGAAATAGATCTAACTGCACGCAGAATTATTGCTGATGCGGGCTACGGGGATTATTTCCCTCACAGGCTCGGCCACGGGTTAGGAATTAGCGTCCATGAATATCCTTCAATGACAGAAACAAACGAGCTTGTCCTTGAAGAAGGCATGGTATTTACGATCGAACCGGGGATTTATGTACCTAATGTTGCAGGCGTGAGAATTGAGGATGATTTAGTCATAACTTCTTCAGGTGCAGATATCCTGACGAAATTCCCGAAAGAACTGCAGATTATTAAATAA